In Actinomycetota bacterium, the DNA window GCTTAACGGTTCGCGGTCCAAAAGTTCGCGATAAGCAACCGGCAAGTCCGGATTCAGTACAATCGCATCAGCTGCATAATACTCACCATTTGCAGTCTCAACGCCAACTGCTCGTTTTCCGTTCATGCGCACAGTTGTGACTTCGGTGTCGTACTTGAATGTGACGCCATGTGCCTCTGCCGCTGCCGCCATTGCATTCGGTACTGCGTGCATGCCACCTTTGGGGAAAAATACGCCAGCCACAGAGTCCATGTAAGCAATTACTGCATAAATGGCCAGTGCGTCGTATGGGGACAGGCCTGCGTACATAGCTTGGAATGAGTACACCCTTTGAGTTCGATCATCTTTCAGGTACTGATTAACTTTTGGTGCTAATTTGCGAAAGCCACCGATAGAGATCAGTTTGATTAAGTCTCGCGACACCAAGTCCAGCGGCGAATCAATGTTGCGATCAATGAAGTTGCGCATCTCGTATTTGTAGAGTTTGGAAACGAAATCAACATACTTGCGGTAACCTGCGGCTTCATCGGGCCCGATTACATCTGAAACTTCTTGTGCCATTTGGTCAACATCGGCGTAGACATTCAGCACACTGTCATCGTGGTAGAAAGCGCGATAGAGCGGGTCGACTGGCTCCAAGGTCAACCAGTTGCTCATCTCCTCGCCAAGACAATCAAAAGCGTCGGCAATTAAATCTGGCATGGTCAGCACAGTGGGACCAGTGTCAAAGCCATAACCGCGATCAGTTATCCGGCCGGCGCGACCACCGGGAACAGATTCCTTCTCTAAAACAGTGACTTTGCGACCCGCGCCAGCAAGTCGCATGGCCGCACTGAGGCCGGCAAGTCCAGCGCCAACAATTACTACTTCGTCAGTGGGACCACTCACTGTTCTGGTAGTACCGGGTAACCAACGTAATAGGTCCATTTCAGGCTGCTCTCTGGGTTGCCATTACGGCAAGTAGTTGAAGGGCTTCGCGGGCTTGCGATTCGATTATCGGGCTTTGCAAACTATCAAGAGCCAGCGCGGTTAGTGCTTCAATTTGTGCCTCGATTTCAGCTAAAGCGCCACAGTCACTAATTAAATCTTGGAGTGTCGTTACTTGATCTTCAGTTAACTCTTTTCGACCAAATGTGGACTTGAAAGTTTTAGTGGCCGACTCGTCCATTAGTTCTCGGGCACGAGCAATCAGCATTGTTTGCTTTCCTTCACGGAGGTCATCGCCAGTTGGCTTGCCAGTCACTACTTTGTCACCGTAAACACCCAACACGTCGTCGCGGAGCTGGAATGCTTCGCCCAAAGCTAAGCCGTATTCGGACAATAAATCCTGATGTGCAGATGATGCGCCGGCAATAACGGCTCCGATATGTAGTGGTCTTTCGATTGTGTACTTGGCGCTCTTGTACCGAATCACATTTCGTGCAGTAGCTTCAGTGGTATCGCCACGGACTTGCTCAAGTAAATCGAGATACTGTCCTGCCATGAGTTCAGTGCGCATTAAGTCGTAAATCTTTTTGGCTCGGCGATGTTCTTCTACTGTGAGGCCGCTATTACTGAGAAGTTCATCCGCCCAAGACAGAGCTAAGTCACCAATTAAGATGGCTGCGCCGCTGCCAAATAACTTTGGTTCGCCTGTCCATTGATTTGAGACATGCAATGTCTCGAACTGTTTATGTGCGGCTGGATTTCCGCGACGCACATCGCTGTCATCCATAACATCGTCGTGGATTAGGGCGCAAGCCTGTAAAAATTCCAAACTCGCTGCTGCCCGAACAATGTTTTCGTTATCGTCACCACCGGCACACCGATAACCCCAATATGCAAATGCTGGGCGCAGACGCTTGCCGCCCTTGAGCAGAGTTTCCAAGCTGTCCACAAGGGGAATCACATCTGGACTTACCGTTTTCAAAACTGCACGATGATCTGCAATGAATTCATCCAATGTGACCTGAATACGGGTTCGAAGGTCGTTCTCGTCGAGTGGATGAATTGGCACCTTCTTAGGGTATTCGGTACAGCAACTATTTGCAGGCTTGCTCCCATCAGTTGGTCATCGGCGGGGGATGAATAATTCCTGATTGGCATCGGGGATACTGAATAGGTGGAGTACGCCGATTATGAATCCGCTTGGGTTAGCCTGCATGGTCAAGCACAGCCAACTGGCTTAATCCGCATTTGGCTGCGACTAATGTTTCTAATCACGACTCCGTTAATTCGGGTTCGGCCAAACGCCGTTACTTTGAGTTCGGGAGTTCTCGCACTTGCATTGGTAGCGGCAAGCCCGGCTGCAGACCTTTATTGGGTTATTGCAGTCGGCATTTTCGTTCTTGGACTCCTTGATGGAATTGATGGAGTCTTGGCGGTTCGCCGAAATGCAGTAACTGAATGGGGCGGATTTCTGGATTCAATGATGGATCGAGTTGTCGATGTTGCCATCCTGGCAATGCTGTTGATTGCTGGTGCCAATCCAATCGTGACTTTGATTGCTGGGACTTTGACTTTGGTGCATGAGTACATGCGAACTCGGGCCGCATCAGTTGGTTATCGGCGGATTGGCAAAGTAACTATTGCGGAAAAGCCCACTCGGATAATTTTGGGCGTGATTGCATTTACAGCTTGCGCAATAGCACCAAGTCAAACTCAGGCGTTTATGGATATCTGTGCATGGGCTTGGCTCTGGCTCGCATTCATTGGCTTCACCCAATTGTTTGCGCTTTATCGCAGGGAACTTCGGGCGAATTAAGCGCGACCGATGTAGTTAGAAACAATTTCGGCCGACATCGCAACCAGAGGCAAGCCACCACCGGGATGAGCTGAACCTCCAACTAGATAGAAGTTTTCGATGTCGGTGATATTGCGCGGTCGCAAAAAAGCGGCACGCATACCATTGCTTGAACTTCCATAAATTGACCCGCCATAAGCACCCGTGCGCTGTTCAAGGTGGGCTGGTGAAATTGTGTTTTGCCATTTCGTGCGTGAAGCCACAGCAAAACCTGCGGTACCGAGCTGATTGATGATGTTTTTTGTGTAATCCCAGACCAATTCATCTGATCGCCAGTCAACACC includes these proteins:
- a CDS encoding polyprenyl synthetase family protein, producing the protein MHPLDENDLRTRIQVTLDEFIADHRAVLKTVSPDVIPLVDSLETLLKGGKRLRPAFAYWGYRCAGGDDNENIVRAAASLEFLQACALIHDDVMDDSDVRRGNPAAHKQFETLHVSNQWTGEPKLFGSGAAILIGDLALSWADELLSNSGLTVEEHRRAKKIYDLMRTELMAGQYLDLLEQVRGDTTEATARNVIRYKSAKYTIERPLHIGAVIAGASSAHQDLLSEYGLALGEAFQLRDDVLGVYGDKVVTGKPTGDDLREGKQTMLIARARELMDESATKTFKSTFGRKELTEDQVTTLQDLISDCGALAEIEAQIEALTALALDSLQSPIIESQAREALQLLAVMATQRAA
- a CDS encoding CDP-alcohol phosphatidyltransferase family protein, producing MEYADYESAWVSLHGQAQPTGLIRIWLRLMFLITTPLIRVRPNAVTLSSGVLALALVAASPAADLYWVIAVGIFVLGLLDGIDGVLAVRRNAVTEWGGFLDSMMDRVVDVAILAMLLIAGANPIVTLIAGTLTLVHEYMRTRAASVGYRRIGKVTIAEKPTRIILGVIAFTACAIAPSQTQAFMDICAWAWLWLAFIGFTQLFALYRRELRAN
- the crtI gene encoding phytoene desaturase, coding for MDLLRWLPGTTRTVSGPTDEVVIVGAGLAGLSAAMRLAGAGRKVTVLEKESVPGGRAGRITDRGYGFDTGPTVLTMPDLIADAFDCLGEEMSNWLTLEPVDPLYRAFYHDDSVLNVYADVDQMAQEVSDVIGPDEAAGYRKYVDFVSKLYKYEMRNFIDRNIDSPLDLVSRDLIKLISIGGFRKLAPKVNQYLKDDRTQRVYSFQAMYAGLSPYDALAIYAVIAYMDSVAGVFFPKGGMHAVPNAMAAAAEAHGVTFKYDTEVTTVRMNGKRAVGVETANGEYYAADAIVLNPDLPVAYRELLDREPLSVKRLTYSPSCFLLLAGSSAKYDHIAHHNIHFGKSWRGVFDELINTKQLMSDPSILVTNPTHGDPSLAPDGKQIYYVLLPTPNMDADIDWKQVGPRYRDEAIATLQARGYTDFGSSIEVEHITTPLDWQDRGMERGAPFASAHSFFQTGPFRPGNLYGENVVFTGSGTQPGVGVPMVLVSGRLAAERIIGKDKNYLSRAMR